The genomic segment CTTCCGATATCTGGTTTGCAACTCAGGGTTTCAGGAACCCGAGGCTCGAGATCGTTCACTATTAAGAGCCAATTAAGCCTGGCGATTCAACAATCAATCACCACGCCCGACATGAATCTTCCTACCATCATCATTATTCCCCCAACACCTATCAAACCATCTTTTCCCATCACCGATACCAGTCCAGACCATACTGCTCCCACTTCTCATACCGTCTCCTTCGTCGATTACTAGCAATTCGGCGTTTTCAATAAGACAACTGTTGGCCAACCATCTCCCACATAGTCGTCAGGTTGGGCAAGAACGACGTGCTGGTCCCGTCGTTCCCACCCTGCCCTCATTTACTCGTGGTTACACATAGAGGCGTTGCTGGAATAGAGCAGCTTGCCAAACAGGAGCAGGCAACTGCAGCTTCCTGCGGTTCGATTCTGTTTTGAGCTCGTCTCAATGGAACGGACATGATTCAGCCTTTGATGCGCACTTTAGACAGTGACCTGGACCAGAGGTAGCGCGAGGGATCGGCCTAACAGCGCATTACATTTGTTCTACCCCAGCACAGAAGTCCCCAAGCCAAAAATAGAAACGATTCAGTTCCTCTTTCAAAACGGCGTGAATCCTGCCATCGCGACACGCTCGGCAACACGGCTCTCcacatcctcgccggcccAGCTCAACGACTGAAGCCTCTGGTAACAGAAGCCCAGAATATTACTGAAAACGGCCTCGAGCCGGCGTGGCTTGCTCCTTTGGGCTGTGTTCTGACCATGGTCTCCGCATGAGACGTGGCAGCCATGTTTAAGGATACCTGATCAACACGACAGCATCAACATTACGGGAACATTGCTTTGGTGATAACGTTGCTGTATAATATTATTTGGGAGCAAAGGTTCTCAATCATGGGTGTAGCCGCAAATGAGGAGGGATCTAGACTTCTCTTACAGCTGGATAAGAAATTGCACAAGTATTTAAGTAAATCGAAGTCTCGCTTTGCTTTGAGGATCCCGTGATCCTGCTACGCCCAATCTATTATCCTCTATGTCTGCTTCAACACGTTCTCCTTGGTGACATTCGACATTAACTAGGCAATCATCAATCATCGCCTGACTCGAAGTCGATAACTAAACGATGCTGGCTTGGTTCATGTtccggcggcgccgtgtcAGGTAGGCTGCTGGTCGATTCATCTCCAGGTGGTGCTTTGTCAGGTTCATTGTTCGGTTCTCTAAAGGGCGATGTATCGGGTAGATTGTTGCTTAAATCTCTTTCAGGTACTACTTTTGCAGGCACCTTAAAGTATGTTGAGCGGCTGAGGCATTGGCGCGCAGAATGGCGGCCATCAGGCGATGGGCACAACCACTTGCGGAGTTCCGTTGTAAGGCTGGAGTTTGGGCATTCTTTTAAACGTGATGCCAGCGCGTCATACCAACCCTCCTTCCCTATTCGGCCATACTCTGGGATTCCATATGAATACTGCAAAGCAACGATTCCGAGAGACCATATATCGGTGCGACGAGAGAATGAGGGCCCGAAACATCTTTCCGGCGATGCATATATAGGTAAATAACTGTCTGGGTCGCCAAAGCCGCCAAGTCGAACGTAGAGGGGCTTTCGCGATTGCACCAGCACAGCGGAAGGCGTCAAGTCCCCGTGGATATTTGACTGTTGGTGGATGTAGTTGAGAGCTTGGAGAAGTTGATGGAGGACGTCGCGTGTTTCGTCGGCCGTGAGTTTTTTTTTCGCCTGCTCTTCCTGAAGATTGCAGCCGACGAACTGCATGACGAGCGCTTTTGGGTGGGGAAGGAACTCAATGAACTGGACAATGTGCTTCTAGCCGAACCATTAGTTTGGTCCACCGAATGTGTAACAGCAGCTTACGTGAGAAAAGTTCAGCAAAGTTTTGGCCCTTTCCTCTATCCTTCGTCTGGATGTGGAAGCAACAAAGTATTTCACAGCGTAGGTAGCTTCGGTCTTGCGGTCGACTTCCAGAAATACGCTACTCCCACTTCTTCCACGCCCGATCTTGTCCTTGCGGCTGTGTTTCGATGGCTTTGATCCCGGCTGGCTCGTTCTGAGCAATGAACCTAGATCTAGGTGCCGAAGATCCGGGGGTGCGCTGGCGAACTTGGAGATAAATTCCACCCAACATTGTCGGAACGCGTCCCAGTGTGGCTCATGATTAGGTACCCGAAGTTGGACCTCGAAGGCTTGGAAGAAAACGTGTACTTCGTTGTCATGTGCAATGGGCCGCATGGATTTCACATGATGTAGTGCAGTGCCGACCATGATCTTAGTACCGTGTTGACTGTGGTTCTTGACGTAGAAGGTTCCGGGTACCATCATATTGGGGACAATGGAGAACTGCTTCATGCTAGTCCCTCTATGCTGGTCGCTATCGAGCAAGACATCGCAGACTGTCGCATCGCAACCGAATGTAAAGCCTAGAAAGGGATCTCTTGGCCAATGATCCGTGGTGATACGAAGAAAGGTAGTCGGTGGGATGTCAGGCGCCGGTGTCCCATTTTC from the Colletotrichum destructivum chromosome 10, complete sequence genome contains:
- a CDS encoding Putative protein kinase, which codes for MNNTSNSTAQRMLQVCHMMGSIERKTLFTVHSRDSFIFDPHHSIYEAKGEHEPDPLPDSEDPAENGTPAPDIPPTTFLRITTDHWPRDPFLGFTFGCDATVCDVLLDSDQHRGTSMKQFSIVPNMMVPGTFYVKNHSQHGTKIMVGTALHHVKSMRPIAHDNEVHVFFQAFEVQLRVPNHEPHWDAFRQCWVEFISKFASAPPDLRHLDLGSLLRTSQPGSKPSKHSRKDKIGRGRSGSSVFLEVDRKTEATYAVKYFVASTSRRRIEERAKTLLNFSHKHIVQFIEFLPHPKALVMQFVGCNLQEEQAKKKLTADETRDVLHQLLQALNYIHQQSNIHGDLTPSAVLVQSRKPLYVRLGGFGDPDSYLPIYASPERCFGPSFSRRTDIWSLGIVALQYSYGIPEYGRIGKEGWYDALASRLKECPNSSLTTELRKWLCPSPDGRHSARQCLSRSTYFKVPAKVVPERDLSNNLPDTSPFREPNNEPDKAPPGDESTSSLPDTAPPEHEPSQHRLVIDFESGDD